Proteins encoded together in one Lathamus discolor isolate bLatDis1 chromosome 3, bLatDis1.hap1, whole genome shotgun sequence window:
- the PAQR9 gene encoding membrane progestin receptor epsilon codes for MSDAAGGGGGGGEGEAAAAQSRHGSSAVGCGSSGSTSPGRRRRGAATGGGPGVAGGLGAGGDCSMPAGEGDKEEAAPPARPAALLRWDEVPEDFVECFILSGYRRLHCSAQECLASVLQPTNETLNFWTHFIPLLLFLSRFGKLLLLRGAGDVPFHHPALLPLWCYASGVLLTFAMSCTAHLFSCLSPRLRATFFYLDYASISYYGFASTVAYSYYLLPGLSLLDASAMSHYVQQRLGWQLDCSLPIAVYRVLVLPVALALAVGCTAACCRSRAACCAYPFAVRTFVFAMPLSMACPIMLESLFFDLRTRNPTLFIYFYRRYFWLLVAAFFNVSKIPERIQPGLFDIVGHSHQLFHIFTFLSIYDQVHYVEDGLAEFLKAPLAAPTYLGTVGYMLLLTICLAVVVRRFLKVADLCKQD; via the coding sequence ATGAGTGATGCTGCtgggggaggcggcggcggaggagaaggagaagcagcagcagcgcagAGCCGCCACGGCTCCTCCGCCGTCGGCTGCGGGAGCAGCGGCTCTACCTcgccggggcggcggcggcggggcgcggcgaCGGGCGGCGGGCCGGGGGTGGCCGGGGGGCTCGGGGCCGGCGGGGACTGCAGCATGCCGGCGGGTGAGGGGGACAAGGAGGAGGCGGCGCCGCCAGCTCGCCCCGCCGCCCTGCTGCGGTGGGACGAGGTGCCCGAGGACTTCGTGGAGTGCTTCATCCTCTCGGGCTACCGGCGGCTGCACTGCTCGGCACAGGAGTGCTTGGCCTCGGTGCTGCAGCCCACCAATGAGACCCTCAACTTCTGGACCCACTTCATTCCACTGTTGCTCTTCCTCAGCCGCTTcgggaagctgctgctgcttcgaGGCGCTGGGGATGTTCCCTTCCACCACCCGGCCCTACTGCCCCTCTGGTGCTATGCCTCAGGGGTGCTGCTCACCTTCGCCATGAGCTGCACGGCCCACCTTTTCAGCTGCCTCTCTCCGCGCCTCCGTGCCACCTTCTTCTACCTGGACTACGCCTCCATCAGCTACTATGGCTTTGCCAGCACTGTGGCCTACTCCTACTACCTGCTGCCAGGGCTGAGCCTGCTGGACGCCAGCGCCATGAGCCACTACGTGCAGCAGCGGCTGGGCTGGCAGCTGGACTGCAGCCTGCCCATCGCAGTCTACCgtgtgctggtgctgcctgtgGCACTGGCGCTGGCCGTgggctgcacagctgcatgctgCCGGAGTCGTGCTGCCTGCTGCGCCTACCCTTTTGCTGTGCGCACCTTCGTCTTCGCCATGCCACTGAGCATGGCCTGCCCCATCATGCTAGAGAGCCTCTTCTTTGATCTCCGCACCCGCAACCCTACTCTCTTCATCTACTTCTACCGGCGCTACTTTTGGCTGCTGGTGGCCGCCTTCTTCAATGTCAGCAAAATCCCCGAGCGGATCCAGCCAGGGCTCTTCGACATCGTGGGGCACAGCCACCAGCTTTTCCATATCTTCACCTTCCTCAGCATCTATGACCAGGTGCACTATGTGGAGGATGGGCTGGCAGAGTTCCTCAAGGCACCCCTGGCTGCTCCCACCTACCTGGGCACTGTGGGGTATATGCTGCTCCTGACAATCTGCCTGGCTGTGGTCGTAAGAAGGTTCCTCAAAGTCGCAGACCTCTGCAAGCAGGACTAG